The Streptococcus mitis genome has a segment encoding these proteins:
- a CDS encoding HAD family hydrolase, with amino-acid sequence MTSITAIFFDLDGTLVDSSIGIHNTFTHTFKELGVPSPDDKTIRGFMGPPLESSFATCLPKDQISEAVQIYRSYYKVKGIHEAQLFPQIVDLLEKLSSNYPLYITTTKNTPTAQDMTKNLGIYHFFDGIYGSSPEAPHKADVIRQALQTHQLAPEQTIIIGDTKFDMLGAQETGIQKLAVTWGFGEQADLLNYHPDYIAHKPIEVLEYFQ; translated from the coding sequence ATGACCTCTATCACAGCGATTTTTTTCGATCTGGATGGAACCCTCGTTGACAGTTCTATCGGGATTCACAATACCTTTACTCATACTTTTAAGGAACTAGGGGTGCCTAGTCCTGATGACAAAACTATTCGTGGTTTTATGGGACCGCCTCTTGAAAGTAGTTTTGCGACCTGCCTGCCCAAAGACCAAATTTCTGAGGCTGTCCAGATATACCGTTCTTACTACAAAGTAAAAGGCATCCATGAAGCTCAACTCTTTCCTCAGATTGTAGACTTGCTTGAGAAGTTATCGAGCAATTACCCTCTTTATATCACCACTACAAAGAATACTCCAACCGCTCAAGACATGACTAAAAACTTGGGAATCTATCATTTCTTTGATGGCATTTATGGTTCCAGCCCTGAAGCACCCCATAAGGCAGATGTTATTCGCCAAGCCTTGCAGACACATCAACTAGCACCGGAACAAACCATCATCATCGGAGATACCAAGTTTGATATGCTTGGAGCTCAAGAAACAGGCATTCAGAAATTGGCCGTCACTTGGGGATTTGGGGAGCAAGCAGATCTACTAAACTATCATCCTGATTATATCGCTCACAAACCCATAGAAGTTTTGGAGTATTTTCAATAA
- a CDS encoding polysaccharide biosynthesis protein: MNKKLTDYVIDLVEILNKQQKQVFWGIFDILSMVVSIIVSYILFYGLINPAPVDYIIYTSLAFLFYQLMIGFWGLNASISRYSKITDFMKIFFGVTASSILSYSICYAFLPLFSIRFIILFILLSTFLILLPRITWQLIYSKRKKGSGDGEHRRTFLIGAGDGGALFMDSYQHPTSELELVGILDKDSKKKGQKLGGIPVLGSYDDLPELAKRHQIERVIVAIPSLDPSEYERILQMCNKLGVKCYKMPKVETVVQGLHQAGTGFQKIDITDLLGRQEIRLDESRLGAELTGKTILVTGAGGSIGSEICRQVSRFNPERIVLLGHGENSIYLVYHELIRKFQGIDYVPVIADIQDYDRLLQVFEQYKPAIVYHAAAHKHVPMMERNPKEAFKNNIRGTYNVAKAVDEAKVPKMVMISTDKAVNPPNVMGATKRVAELIVTGFNQRSQSTYCAVRFGNVLGSRGSVIPVFERQIAEGGPVTVTDFRMTRYFMTIPEASRLVIHAGAYAKDGEVFILDMGKPVKIYDLAKKMVLLSGHTESEIPIVEVGIRPGEKLYEELLVSTELVDNQVMDKIFVGKVNVMPLEAIDQKIEEFRTLSGDELKQAIIAFANQTTHVE, translated from the coding sequence ATGAATAAAAAACTCACAGATTATGTGATTGATCTGGTGGAAATTTTAAATAAACAACAAAAACAGGTTTTCTGGGGAATATTTGATATTTTGAGTATGGTGGTTTCCATCATTGTATCTTATATCTTATTCTACGGATTGATTAATCCAGCACCTGTTGACTACATCATCTATACGAGCTTGGCCTTCCTGTTTTATCAATTGATGATTGGATTTTGGGGGTTGAACGCTAGTATTAGTCGTTACAGCAAGATTACGGATTTCATGAAAATCTTTTTTGGTGTGACTGCTAGCAGTATCTTGTCATATAGTATATGCTATGCTTTCTTGCCACTTTTTTCAATCCGTTTCATCATTCTCTTTATCTTGTTGAGTACCTTCTTGATTTTATTGCCACGGATTACTTGGCAGCTAATCTACTCTAAACGCAAAAAGGGAAGTGGTGATGGGGAACACCGTCGGACCTTCTTGATTGGTGCCGGTGATGGTGGAGCCCTCTTTATGGATAGTTACCAACATCCAACTAGTGAATTAGAACTTGTCGGTATTTTGGACAAGGATTCTAAGAAAAAGGGTCAAAAACTTGGTGGAATCCCTGTTTTGGGTTCATATGATGATCTGCCTGAATTAGCCAAACGCCATCAAATCGAGCGTGTTATCGTTGCGATTCCGTCGCTTGACCCGTCAGAATATGAACGTATCTTGCAGATGTGTAATAAGCTGGGTGTCAAATGTTACAAGATGCCTAAGGTTGAAACCGTTGTTCAAGGACTTCACCAAGCAGGTACTGGCTTCCAAAAAATTGATATTACGGACCTTTTAGGTCGTCAGGAAATTCGTCTTGATGAATCGCGTCTGGGCGCAGAACTGACAGGTAAGACAATCTTGGTTACAGGTGCTGGTGGCTCAATCGGTTCTGAAATCTGTCGCCAAGTTAGTCGTTTCAATCCTGAACGCATCGTTTTGCTCGGTCATGGGGAAAATTCAATCTACCTTGTTTATCATGAATTGATTCGCAAGTTCCAAGGGATTGATTATGTACCAGTTATTGCCGATATTCAAGACTATGACCGTTTGTTGCAAGTCTTTGAGCAGTACAAGCCAGCTATTGTTTATCATGCGGCAGCCCACAAGCACGTTCCTATGATGGAGCGCAATCCAAAAGAAGCCTTCAAAAACAATATTCGTGGAACTTATAATGTTGCTAAGGCTGTTGATGAAGCCAAAGTACCTAAGATGGTTATGATTTCGACAGATAAGGCGGTTAATCCACCAAATGTTATGGGAGCAACCAAGCGCGTGGCGGAATTGATTGTCACTGGCTTTAACCAACGTAGCCAATCGACCTACTGTGCGGTTCGTTTTGGGAATGTTCTTGGTAGCCGTGGTAGTGTGATTCCAGTCTTTGAACGCCAGATTGCTGAAGGTGGTCCTGTAACGGTGACAGACTTCCGCATGACCCGTTACTTTATGACCATTCCAGAAGCTAGCCGTTTGGTTATCCATGCTGGTGCTTATGCCAAGGATGGAGAAGTCTTTATCCTTGATATGGGCAAACCAGTCAAGATTTATGACTTGGCCAAAAAAATGGTCCTTCTAAGTGGCCACACTGAAAGCGAAATTCCAATTGTTGAAGTTGGAATCCGCCCAGGTGAAAAACTCTACGAAGAACTCTTGGTGTCAACCGAACTTGTTGATAACCAAGTTATGGATAAGATTTTCGTTGGTAAGGTTAATGTTATGCCTCTAGAAGCCATCGATCAAAAGATTGAAGAGTTCCGCACTCTTAGTGGAGATGAGTTGAAGCAAGCTATTATCGCCTTTGCCAATCAAACTACTCACGTTGAATAA
- a CDS encoding glycosyltransferase, whose translation MSEKQKISVLMSVYIKENPIFLKDAIESVQNQTLKPSELVLVEDGPLTPELYQVLDQLEAESDIPVKRYPLEQNQGLGLALRQGVLQCQYDIIARMDTDDIAVPDRFEKQVQLMEKDNLDLLGGHIAEFIDNPDEIVSYRRVPTQHAEIVAYQRMRSAFNHMTVMFKKDMVLKAGNYEDGLYMEDDLLWLNMIAAGAKTGNLDQILCKVRVGAGMFERRGGLRYLKLYRQARQRMLKRGQISYMEYAKSVAIQMVVALCPGFVRQFIFMKLLRKSK comes from the coding sequence GTGTCTGAAAAGCAAAAAATCAGCGTATTGATGTCGGTCTATATTAAGGAAAATCCGATATTTTTAAAGGATGCTATTGAGAGTGTTCAAAATCAGACCCTGAAACCGAGCGAGTTGGTTCTGGTTGAGGATGGGCCTTTGACACCTGAGCTCTATCAGGTATTAGACCAGCTTGAAGCTGAGTCTGATATTCCAGTGAAACGCTATCCTCTTGAGCAGAATCAAGGTTTGGGTCTGGCTCTTCGACAGGGTGTTTTGCAGTGTCAGTACGATATCATCGCTCGTATGGATACAGATGATATAGCTGTTCCAGACCGTTTTGAGAAACAGGTTCAGCTAATGGAGAAGGACAACCTCGACCTATTAGGTGGACATATTGCAGAGTTTATTGACAATCCTGATGAGATTGTTTCTTACCGTCGTGTTCCAACCCAGCATGCAGAGATTGTGGCTTATCAAAGGATGAGAAGTGCTTTTAACCATATGACTGTCATGTTCAAGAAGGACATGGTTCTCAAGGCAGGTAACTATGAGGATGGCCTCTATATGGAGGATGACCTCCTCTGGCTCAATATGATTGCTGCAGGAGCCAAGACTGGAAATCTGGATCAAATCTTGTGTAAGGTTCGTGTCGGAGCAGGGATGTTTGAGCGTCGTGGGGGACTGCGTTACCTCAAACTCTATCGTCAAGCTCGTCAACGGATGCTGAAGCGAGGACAAATTTCTTACATGGAGTATGCCAAGAGTGTTGCCATTCAGATGGTGGTTGCCCTTTGTCCCGGATTTGTCCGACAGTTTATTTTTATGAAACTGTTACGAAAAAGCAAGTAA
- a CDS encoding CynX/NimT family MFS transporter translates to MKKQSLFFVPGIILIGVSLRTPFTVLPIILGDISQGLGVEVSSLGVLTSLPLLMFTLFSLFSTRLAQKIGLEHLFTYSLFFLTIGSLIRLINLPLLYLGTLMVGASIAVINVLLPSLIQGNQPKKIGFLTTLYVTSMGIATALASYLAVPITQASSWKGLIILLTLLCLATFLVWLPNHRYNHRLAPQTKQKSKTKVMRNKQVWAVIVFAGFQSLLFYTAMTWLPTMAIHAGLSSHEAGLLTSIFSLISIPFSMTIPSLTTSLSTRNRQLMLTLVSLAGVVGISMLFFPVGNFFYWLAIHLLIGTATSALFPYLMVNFSLKTSAPENTAQLSGLSQTGGYILAAFGPTLFGYSFDLFHSWVPAVAALLLVDIIMTVALFTVDRADKIL, encoded by the coding sequence ATGAAAAAGCAATCACTCTTTTTTGTTCCAGGTATTATCCTGATTGGTGTTTCCTTGCGGACTCCTTTTACTGTTTTACCTATTATTTTGGGAGATATTTCGCAAGGGTTGGGAGTAGAAGTTAGTTCGCTTGGTGTCTTGACCAGCCTTCCTCTCCTCATGTTTACCCTCTTCTCACTCTTTTCTACCCGACTGGCTCAAAAAATTGGCTTGGAGCATCTCTTTACCTATAGCCTTTTCTTCTTGACCATCGGTTCTCTGATTCGACTAATCAATCTGCCCCTACTCTATCTAGGAACCTTGATGGTTGGGGCAAGTATCGCAGTCATCAATGTTCTGCTTCCTAGTCTCATCCAAGGCAATCAACCAAAGAAAATTGGTTTTCTGACCACCTTATATGTAACTTCTATGGGGATTGCGACGGCTCTGGCTTCCTATCTAGCCGTGCCCATTACACAAGCCAGTTCTTGGAAAGGACTTATCATCCTCCTCACCCTGCTCTGTCTAGCAACTTTTTTGGTCTGGCTGCCAAATCACCGCTATAATCACAGACTGGCTCCACAAACCAAACAAAAAAGCAAAACAAAGGTCATGCGTAACAAACAGGTCTGGGCAGTTATCGTCTTTGCAGGTTTTCAATCCTTGCTCTTTTACACTGCTATGACTTGGTTACCTACTATGGCCATCCATGCAGGCCTATCCAGTCACGAAGCTGGCTTACTGACCTCTATCTTCTCTCTGATTAGCATTCCTTTTTCAATGACTATCCCAAGCCTGACAACCAGCTTGTCTACTCGCAACCGTCAGCTCATGCTCACTCTGGTTTCACTAGCTGGTGTGGTCGGTATTTCCATGCTCTTTTTCCCAGTCGGTAATTTCTTTTACTGGCTCGCCATCCATCTCCTCATCGGAACCGCAACTAGCGCCCTCTTCCCTTATCTCATGGTCAATTTTTCACTCAAGACAAGTGCTCCTGAAAATACAGCCCAATTGTCAGGCCTATCTCAAACAGGAGGCTATATCCTAGCAGCTTTTGGTCCGACCCTCTTTGGTTACAGTTTTGACCTTTTCCACTCTTGGGTACCAGCGGTAGCTGCTCTCTTACTCGTCGATATCATCATGACTGTGGCCCTCTTTACAGTAGACAGAGCTGATAAAATCCTTTAA
- a CDS encoding PadR family transcriptional regulator, which translates to MYFPTSSALIEFLILAVLEQDDSYGYEISQTIKLIANIKESTLYPILKKLEGNSFLTTYSREFQGRMRKYYSLTNGGIEQLVTLKDEWALYTDTINGIIEGSIRHDKN; encoded by the coding sequence ATGTACTTTCCAACATCCTCTGCCTTGATTGAATTTCTCATCTTGGCCGTACTGGAGCAGGATGATTCTTATGGTTATGAGATTAGCCAAACCATTAAGCTGATCGCTAATATCAAAGAATCTACACTCTATCCCATTCTCAAAAAATTGGAGGGCAATAGCTTTCTGACAACCTATTCTAGAGAGTTCCAAGGTCGCATGCGCAAATACTACTCCTTGACAAATGGTGGTATAGAACAGCTCGTGACCCTAAAAGATGAATGGGCACTTTATACAGACACCATCAATGGCATCATAGAAGGGAGTATCCGCCATGACAAGAACTGA
- a CDS encoding DUF1700 domain-containing protein has protein sequence MTRTEYLTQLELYLKKLPEADRIEAMDYFRELFDDAGVEGEEELIASLGTPKEAAHEVLSNLLDKKINEAPAQKNNRQILHIALLALLAAPIGIPLGIAILVSLFAILVAALTVILAFFAVSILGIIGGFLFLVESFTVLAQAKSAFILIFGSGLLAIGASSLVLLGISYVARFFGLLIVRLVQFVLKKGKRGDQHA, from the coding sequence ATGACAAGAACTGAATACCTGACTCAGCTAGAACTCTATCTCAAGAAACTACCTGAAGCTGATCGCATCGAAGCCATGGACTATTTCAGAGAACTCTTTGACGATGCTGGAGTCGAGGGAGAAGAAGAACTCATCGCTAGCTTGGGAACTCCTAAGGAAGCAGCCCACGAAGTTCTATCAAATCTTCTAGATAAAAAAATCAATGAAGCGCCTGCTCAAAAGAATAACCGACAAATTTTGCATATCGCCTTGTTAGCTTTGCTTGCAGCCCCTATTGGTATTCCTCTGGGAATCGCCATCCTCGTGTCCCTGTTCGCAATCCTTGTTGCTGCTTTGACTGTCATTCTGGCTTTCTTTGCAGTTTCCATACTTGGTATCATCGGCGGATTCCTATTTTTAGTTGAAAGTTTTACTGTCCTAGCCCAAGCTAAATCAGCCTTTATCTTGATTTTCGGTTCTGGTTTACTAGCTATCGGTGCTTCTTCGCTGGTTTTATTAGGTATTTCCTATGTAGCTCGCTTCTTCGGTCTACTCATTGTTCGCCTGGTGCAATTTGTTCTTAAAAAAGGAAAGAGAGGTGACCAGCATGCGTAA
- a CDS encoding DUF4097 domain-containing protein, producing MRKWTKGFLIFGVVTTVIGFVLLFVGIQSDGIKSLLAMSKEPVYDSRTEELTFGKEVENLEITLHQHALTITDSFDDQIHISYHPSISANHDLITNQNNKTLSLTDKKLSETQFLSSGIGGILHIASSYSSRFEEVILRLPKGRNLKGINISANRRQTSITNASLENATLNTNSYILRIEGSRIKNSKLTTPNIVNIFDTDLTDSQLESTEKHFHAENIQVHGKVELTAKKYLRIILDQKENQRINWDISSNYGSIHQFTREKPESRGTELSNPYKTEKTDVKDQLIARADNDIELISIPNRR from the coding sequence ATGCGTAAATGGACAAAAGGATTTCTCATTTTTGGTGTTGTGACTACCGTTATCGGCTTTGTCCTGCTCTTTGTAGGCATCCAATCTGACGGAATTAAGAGCCTACTTGCCATGTCCAAAGAACCTGTCTATGATAGCCGTACGGAAGAGCTAACCTTTGGCAAGGAAGTCGAAAACCTAGAAATTACTCTCCACCAACACGCGCTGACCATCACAGACTCTTTCGATGATCAAATCCACATTTCTTACCATCCATCTATTTCTGCTAACCATGATCTTATCACAAATCAGAACAATAAAACGCTGAGCCTAACGGATAAAAAACTGTCTGAAACTCAGTTTCTATCTTCTGGAATTGGTGGGATTCTCCATATCGCAAGTAGCTACTCTAGTCGTTTTGAAGAAGTTATTCTCCGACTACCAAAAGGGAGAAATCTAAAAGGAATCAACATCTCAGCCAATCGCAGACAAACCAGTATCACTAATGCTAGCCTTGAAAATGCGACCCTCAATACAAACAGCTATATCCTCCGAATTGAAGGAAGTCGTATCAAAAACAGTAAACTCACAACCCCTAATATCGTCAATATCTTTGATACAGATCTTACAGATAGTCAGCTAGAGTCAACAGAGAAGCACTTCCACGCTGAAAATATCCAAGTCCATGGTAAGGTTGAACTGACTGCCAAAAAGTATCTCAGAATCATCCTAGACCAGAAAGAGAACCAACGAATTAACTGGGACATCTCAAGCAACTATGGTTCTATCCACCAATTCACAAGAGAAAAGCCTGAATCAAGAGGCACGGAATTAAGCAACCCTTACAAAACTGAAAAAACCGATGTCAAGGATCAACTCATTGCTAGAGCTGATAATGATATTGAGCTAATATCCATACCAAACAGACGTTGA
- a CDS encoding DUF6574 domain-containing protein, whose protein sequence is MKQEWFESNDFVKTTSKNKPEEQAQEVADKAEETIADVDTPIEKNTQVEEEVSQAEVELESQQEEKIETPEDGETRTEIEEKKALDSTEEEQDLSKETEKVTIAEESQEALPKQKTILKEPLLISQSLESPYIPDQAPKSTDKWKEQVLDFWSWLVEALKSPTSKLETSGTHSYTAFLLLILFSASSFFFSIYHIKHAYYGHIATMHNHFPEQFASLNLFSIISILVATTLFFFSFLLGSFVVRRFIYQEKDWTLEKVLQQYSQLLAIPIFLTAIASFFAFFDSLRFTALLCVISIGIILLASLHIITRPSQASETDSFYQLFLSVLVNGVIILLFFVAEVALIGDYLRILAFL, encoded by the coding sequence ATGAAACAAGAATGGTTTGAAAGTAATGATTTTGTAAAAACAACAAGCAAGAACAAACCTGAAGAGCAAGCTCAAGAGGTTGCAGACAAGGCTGAAGAAACGATAGCCGATGTCGATACACCAATTGAAAAAAATACTCAAGTAGAGGAGGAAGTCTCTCAAGCTGAAGTCGAACTGGAGAGTCAGCAAGAAGAGAAAATTGAAACGCCTGAAGACGGTGAAACGAGAACAGAAATAGAAGAAAAGAAAGCATTAGATTCTACTGAAGAAGAGCAAGATCTTTCTAAAGAAACAGAAAAAGTCACTATAGCTGAAGAGAGCCAAGAAGCACTTCCTAAGCAAAAAACAATCTTGAAAGAGCCACTTCTTATCAGTCAATCCTTAGAAAGTCCCTATATCCCCGACCAAGCTCCAAAATCTACGGATAAATGGAAAGAGCAAGTGCTTGATTTTTGGTCTTGGCTAGTGGAGGCTCTCAAATCTCCTACAAGCAAGCTTGAAACAAGTGGCACACACAGCTACACGGCCTTTCTATTACTCATTCTGTTTTCTGCATCTTCCTTTTTCTTTAGTATCTACCACATCAAACATGCTTACTATGGACATATAGCAACTATGCATAATCACTTCCCTGAACAATTTGCTTCATTGAATCTCTTTTCGATTATCTCTATCCTAGTAGCAACAACACTCTTCTTCTTTTCATTCCTCTTGGGTAGTTTCGTCGTGAGACGATTTATCTACCAAGAAAAGGACTGGACGCTAGAAAAGGTTCTCCAACAATATAGTCAACTCTTAGCCATTCCAATCTTCCTCACTGCTATTGCTAGTTTCTTTGCCTTCTTTGATAGCCTACGATTTACAGCTCTCTTGTGTGTGATTAGCATTGGAATCATTCTGCTCGCTAGTCTCCATATCATTACAAGGCCAAGTCAAGCAAGTGAAACCGACTCCTTCTATCAGTTATTCTTATCTGTCCTTGTGAACGGAGTTATTATCCTCCTCTTCTTTGTAGCTGAAGTGGCGCTGATTGGAGATTACCTTCGTATCTTGGCCTTTCTTTAA
- a CDS encoding DUF4299 family protein codes for MVKTFFIPNKQSILGEQEILTAKSILALVDGLESHSYDAVYLRQPLNRLEYIECAIVGQSQFLFKVSYDDGQKAYRVDLPDLLTKTDWQIIKAFLEALLAYTGTEIEGLNGFDFEAYFQAGIQAHLADTAARFTICQGIFNPVFFSHEDLKSFLGEDGLAQFEARVRAVQETDAYFARVSFYQDGEGQVHGVYHLAQGVKTVLPREPFVPAAYIEQLVDKEVQWEIDLVQITGDGSKPEDYEAIARLDYAKFLESLPSASYHQLDANQLEVQPILDKDFKTLAQEK; via the coding sequence ATGGTGAAAACATTTTTTATTCCAAATAAACAGAGCATTTTAGGAGAACAGGAGATTTTGACTGCCAAGTCTATCTTGGCTTTGGTAGATGGTTTGGAGTCGCATAGTTATGATGCCGTCTATCTCCGTCAGCCTCTTAATCGTCTAGAGTATATCGAGTGTGCGATAGTGGGGCAATCACAATTTCTTTTTAAAGTCAGTTATGATGATGGTCAAAAGGCTTACCGTGTCGATCTTCCTGACCTACTAACGAAGACAGACTGGCAGATTATCAAAGCATTTTTAGAAGCCCTACTTGCTTATACAGGAACTGAGATTGAAGGACTAAATGGTTTTGATTTTGAAGCTTATTTCCAAGCAGGTATTCAAGCCCATCTAGCAGACACTGCAGCCCGCTTTACGATTTGCCAAGGAATTTTTAATCCTGTTTTCTTTAGTCATGAGGACTTGAAAAGCTTTTTAGGGGAAGATGGCTTGGCTCAGTTTGAAGCGCGTGTGCGTGCGGTTCAAGAGACAGACGCCTACTTTGCAAGAGTTTCCTTCTATCAGGATGGAGAAGGCCAAGTGCACGGTGTTTATCATCTGGCTCAAGGAGTCAAGACTGTTTTACCGAGAGAACCATTTGTTCCTGCTGCCTATATTGAGCAATTGGTGGATAAGGAAGTCCAGTGGGAGATTGACTTGGTTCAAATCACAGGAGACGGCTCTAAACCAGAAGACTATGAAGCCATTGCCCGCTTGGACTATGCAAAATTCCTAGAGTCATTACCATCAGCATCTTACCACCAACTAGACGCCAATCAATTAGAAGTGCAACCCATCTTAGACAAAGATTTTAAAACATTAGCACAAGAAAAGTAA
- a CDS encoding rhodanese-related sulfurtransferase, translating into MAKDIRVLLYYLYTPIENAEQFAADHLAFCKSIGLKGRILVADEGINGTVSGDYETTQKYMDYVHSLPGMEDLWFKIDEESEQAFKKMFVRYKKEIVHLGLEDNDFDNDINPLETTGAYLSPKEFKEALLDEDTVVLDTRNDYEYDLGHFRGAIRPDIRNFRELPQWVRDNKEKFMDKRVVVYCTGGVRCEKFSGWMVREGYKDVGQLHGGIATYGKDPEVQGELWDGKMYVFDERIAVDVNHVNPTIVGKDWFDGTPCERYVNCGNPFCNRRILTSEENEDKYLRGCSHECRVHPRNRYVSENELTQAEVVERLTAIGESLDQAVTV; encoded by the coding sequence ATGGCAAAAGATATTCGTGTCTTACTTTACTACCTTTACACTCCAATTGAAAATGCAGAGCAATTTGCTGCAGACCACTTGGCTTTCTGTAAATCAATCGGCCTTAAAGGTCGTATCCTAGTCGCTGACGAAGGAATTAACGGAACAGTTTCAGGTGATTACGAAACAACTCAAAAATACATGGACTACGTTCACAGCCTCCCAGGTATGGAAGACCTCTGGTTCAAGATTGACGAAGAAAGTGAACAAGCCTTCAAGAAGATGTTTGTTCGCTACAAGAAAGAGATTGTCCACCTTGGTTTGGAAGACAACGACTTTGACAACGACATCAACCCACTTGAAACAACAGGTGCTTACTTGTCTCCAAAAGAGTTCAAAGAAGCCCTTCTTGACGAAGATACAGTTGTCCTTGACACACGTAACGATTATGAGTACGACCTAGGACACTTCCGTGGGGCTATCCGCCCAGATATCCGCAACTTCCGTGAGTTGCCACAATGGGTTCGTGATAACAAGGAAAAATTCATGGACAAGCGTGTCGTGGTTTACTGTACAGGTGGCGTTCGCTGTGAGAAATTCTCAGGCTGGATGGTCCGTGAAGGCTACAAAGATGTTGGCCAATTGCACGGAGGAATCGCAACTTACGGTAAAGACCCAGAAGTCCAAGGAGAGCTTTGGGATGGGAAAATGTACGTCTTTGACGAGCGTATCGCCGTAGATGTAAACCATGTCAACCCAACCATCGTAGGGAAAGATTGGTTTGATGGAACACCATGTGAACGTTATGTCAACTGTGGAAATCCATTCTGTAATCGTCGTATCTTGACATCAGAAGAAAATGAAGATAAGTACCTTCGTGGCTGCTCACACGAGTGCCGTGTTCACCCACGTAACCGCTATGTTTCAGAAAATGAATTGACACAAGCTGAAGTTGTCGAGCGCCTAACCGCTATCGGTGAAAGCTTGGATCAAGCAGTTACTGTATAA
- a CDS encoding bacteriocin immunity protein has protein sequence MSTTSLKWFAGGSERRCEAMTILYHLLEDIKDTPQLTPLKNQLVIYQRRLKDDGTSTPFILSQMNVDISRVLIDNKLILSENQAEQIKKLRELSAIRYGY, from the coding sequence ATGAGTACGACATCATTAAAATGGTTCGCTGGAGGAAGCGAAAGACGTTGTGAAGCGATGACTATCCTATATCATCTACTAGAAGACATAAAGGATACGCCTCAGCTGACTCCCTTGAAAAATCAATTAGTTATTTATCAAAGAAGATTGAAGGACGATGGGACTTCTACTCCTTTTATATTGAGTCAAATGAATGTTGATATCTCACGTGTGTTGATTGATAATAAGTTGATTTTGTCAGAAAATCAAGCCGAGCAAATAAAAAAATTGAGAGAATTATCTGCTATTCGCTATGGTTACTGA
- a CDS encoding CPBP family intramembrane glutamic endopeptidase has product MKKYQLVFRISAVFSYLFFVFGLSQLTLIVQNYWQFSSQIGNFFWIQNILSLLFIGVMIWILVKTGHGYLFRIPRKKWLWYSILTVLVVVLQISFNVQTVKHVQSTAEGWAVLIGYSGTNFAELGIYITLFFLTPLMEELIYRGLLQHAFFKHSRFGLDLLLPSILFALPHFSSLPSLLDIFVFATSGIIFASLTRYTKSIYPSYVVHVINNIFATLPFLLTFLHRVFG; this is encoded by the coding sequence ATGAAGAAGTATCAGCTTGTCTTCAGAATAAGCGCAGTTTTCTCTTACTTATTTTTCGTATTTGGTCTTTCTCAGCTGACGCTTATTGTTCAAAATTATTGGCAATTTTCTTCCCAGATAGGCAATTTCTTCTGGATTCAAAATATCTTGAGTTTGCTATTTATCGGAGTCATGATTTGGATTCTGGTTAAGACAGGGCATGGCTATCTCTTTCGTATTCCAAGAAAAAAATGGCTTTGGTATTCGATTTTGACAGTATTAGTGGTAGTGCTCCAGATCTCTTTTAACGTTCAGACAGTTAAACATGTTCAGTCAACTGCTGAAGGTTGGGCTGTATTGATCGGTTATAGTGGGACCAACTTTGCTGAGCTAGGTATCTATATAACTTTGTTCTTTCTGACTCCACTGATGGAAGAGTTGATTTATAGGGGATTACTGCAACACGCCTTTTTTAAGCATTCGAGATTTGGCCTTGATTTGCTTCTTCCGTCAATTTTATTTGCTCTTCCTCATTTTTCAAGCCTGCCTAGTTTGTTAGATATCTTCGTCTTTGCAACATCTGGCATCATCTTTGCTAGTTTGACCCGCTATACAAAGAGCATTTATCCTTCCTATGTGGTGCATGTGATCAATAATATTTTCGCAACATTACCATTTTTGCTGACTTTTTTACACAGGGTGTTTGGGTAA